Proteins found in one Balneola sp. genomic segment:
- a CDS encoding L-glyceraldehyde 3-phosphate reductase produces MIKTPQYDQIPYRKCGNSGLFLPILSLGLWHNFGGTQSEDKIDEMLSLAFERGITHFDLANNYGPPPGSAEEQFGRALKTVFAGRRDELIISSKAGFGMWPGPYGSGGSRKYLISSCDQSLKRMGLDYVDIFYHHVPHRSTPLEESMRALEFIVQSGRALYVGISNYPGELAQEAIQMLKSWGVPVVIHQPKYNMFVREPEERLFDVLAEEGIGSIPFSPLAQGLLTNKYINGVPEGSRLADPDGFLQPEDLTAKRLEQIMSLNAIAEHRGQSLAQLALVWVLRKKEVTTALIGISSVKQLEDNLAALNNLELSADELDEIEVILASN; encoded by the coding sequence ATGATTAAAACCCCTCAGTACGATCAAATTCCATATCGTAAATGTGGAAACAGCGGCCTTTTTTTACCTATTCTATCATTAGGATTGTGGCATAATTTCGGAGGAACTCAATCCGAAGATAAAATAGATGAAATGCTTAGCCTGGCATTTGAACGAGGCATTACCCATTTCGATCTGGCTAATAACTATGGTCCTCCTCCGGGTAGTGCTGAGGAACAATTTGGAAGGGCACTGAAAACAGTCTTTGCAGGCCGAAGAGATGAATTAATTATTTCCAGTAAGGCCGGTTTTGGCATGTGGCCGGGTCCCTATGGGTCAGGTGGCTCCCGCAAATACTTGATATCAAGCTGTGATCAAAGCCTGAAACGTATGGGGCTCGACTATGTAGACATCTTCTATCATCACGTCCCACATCGCAGTACCCCACTTGAAGAAAGTATGCGAGCCCTTGAATTCATTGTGCAGTCAGGAAGAGCGCTATATGTAGGAATTTCAAACTATCCGGGGGAACTTGCTCAAGAAGCGATTCAAATGTTGAAGTCATGGGGAGTTCCTGTGGTTATCCATCAGCCTAAATACAATATGTTCGTTCGTGAACCCGAAGAACGATTGTTTGATGTACTTGCTGAGGAAGGCATTGGGAGTATTCCTTTTTCCCCACTTGCCCAGGGTCTATTAACCAATAAGTACATAAATGGGGTGCCGGAAGGTTCAAGATTAGCTGATCCTGATGGATTTCTCCAGCCAGAAGATTTAACGGCGAAACGACTGGAGCAAATTATGAGTTTAAATGCCATAGCCGAACATCGCGGACAGAGTCTGGCTCAATTGGCGCTGGTTTGGGTTCTTCGAAAAAAAGAAGTAACTACTGCACTTATAGGTATAAGCAGTGTTAAGCAGCTCGAAGATAACCTTGCAGCGCTGAATAACCTGGAACTTAGTGCCGACGAATTGGATGAAATTGAAGTAATTTTAGCTAGTAATTAA
- a CDS encoding glycosyl hydrolase family protein: protein MKKVLTLFFLFLGWTSISNAQVGEVIWMDDFDSLNTDQWNIILGNGCPELCFWGNSELQSYWQDNVYTDTIPGDPNNNALVIEAKRESRDFMSFTSGRLDTEGNIEIQYGVIEVRMMIPDLETGLWPAFWLLGANHSEVGWPQSGEIDMMEMGHAQDYREFHGHPNSTVNNFVGSNVIWYAQAACSDNNPTCAAAIAGDTGFNQPYEADSSMANRFVTYKLYWDQNNMSFAVEDEGVEYDLYTAPLGISSGELASTFRKPFFLLVNMAVGGTFTDASTTNDVTAPLPGKMYIDYIKVSKWNGQGTVTIDSTQVSNEEFSEIPEQTRLFQNYPNPFNPTTSITFELKQSSLVELSVYDMNGRLVTELANNTYSAGTHSVNFNASGLASGVYYYRLNAGGEIFTKKMTLIK from the coding sequence ATGAAAAAGGTTTTAACTCTGTTTTTTTTGTTTCTCGGATGGACATCAATATCTAACGCCCAGGTAGGTGAAGTTATATGGATGGATGATTTTGATTCCCTTAATACTGACCAATGGAATATAATACTTGGAAATGGTTGCCCTGAATTATGTTTTTGGGGTAATTCAGAGCTTCAATCTTATTGGCAGGATAATGTGTATACAGACACTATTCCAGGAGATCCAAACAATAACGCCTTGGTGATTGAAGCAAAAAGAGAGAGCCGTGATTTCATGTCATTCACTTCAGGACGACTCGATACCGAAGGAAATATCGAAATACAGTACGGTGTGATTGAAGTAAGAATGATGATTCCGGATTTAGAAACAGGTTTATGGCCTGCCTTTTGGCTGCTTGGAGCCAATCACTCTGAAGTAGGTTGGCCACAAAGTGGCGAAATAGACATGATGGAAATGGGACACGCCCAGGATTACAGGGAATTCCATGGTCATCCAAACTCAACCGTTAATAACTTTGTAGGCTCGAATGTAATTTGGTATGCCCAAGCAGCCTGTAGTGATAACAATCCTACGTGTGCTGCAGCAATAGCTGGTGATACAGGTTTTAATCAGCCCTATGAGGCAGATTCTTCGATGGCCAATCGGTTTGTTACCTACAAGTTATACTGGGATCAAAACAACATGAGTTTTGCTGTGGAAGATGAAGGAGTGGAATACGATTTATACACAGCACCACTTGGTATTTCAAGCGGGGAACTAGCCTCCACATTTAGAAAGCCATTTTTCTTACTTGTTAATATGGCTGTAGGTGGTACTTTCACTGATGCATCAACTACAAACGATGTGACTGCTCCCTTACCGGGCAAAATGTATATCGACTACATAAAAGTAAGCAAGTGGAATGGGCAGGGCACTGTTACTATAGATAGTACTCAGGTATCGAATGAAGAGTTTTCTGAGATACCGGAACAAACCCGTTTATTTCAGAACTATCCCAATCCATTTAACCCGACTACCTCTATCACTTTCGAGTTGAAGCAGTCATCTTTGGTAGAGCTTAGTGTTTATGATATGAACGGAAGGCTGGTAACTGAACTGGCCAATAATACTTATAGTGCTGGTACGCACTCTGTGAATTTCAATGCATCAGGACTTGCCAGTGGAGTGTATTACTATCGGCTTAATGCCGGTGGAGAGATCTTCACAAAGAAAATGACATTGATAAAATAA